A single window of Anopheles moucheti chromosome 2, idAnoMoucSN_F20_07, whole genome shotgun sequence DNA harbors:
- the LOC128310491 gene encoding ras-related protein Rab-18A-like encodes MGQQHPRTMRIMVVGESEVGKTSLMMRFIGEEFRNYRETVDFEYEKKPLYMKGEQINLGILDTACIEKFRSVSSMYYTGVRGAILVYDVTDRETFYQLESWIRQLDLHGTYKNMVKIIVANKIDQPLREVSKDDGMQFANERGMMYMETSAKTNEGVKDAFEALVRKIMETNGLWTPNDEPVNINYNYNLVNQPQAQLLTNNQPSMFASIIGTIASLFEINQRNVNYN; translated from the exons ATGGGCCAGCAGCATCCACGGACAATGAGGATAATGGTAGTAGGCGAAAGTGAAGTAGGAAAAACAAG TCTGATGATGCGTTTCATAGGGGAGGAATTCCGCAACTATAGGGAAACAGTCGATTTTGAGTATGAAAAGAAACCCCTGTACATGAAGGGTGAGCAGATAAATCTTGGGATATTGGATACGGCTTGTATCGAAAAGTTTCGTTCGGTTAGCTCAATGTATTATACGGGCGTACGGGGAGCCATTCTGGTGTATGACGTCACCGACAGGGAGACATTCTACCAGCTAGAATCGTGGATAAGACAGCTGGATTTGCACGGTACGTACAAAAACATGGTCAAAATTATTGTGGCCAATAAGATTGATCAACCGTTACGGGAGGTTAGCAAAGATGACGGGATGCAATTTGCCAATGAGCGCGGTATGATGTACATGGAAACCTCGGCAAAAACGAACGAAGGTGTAAAGGACGCTTTTGAGGCTCTTGTTCGTAAG ATTATGGAAACCAACGGATTGTGGACACCAAATGATGAACCGGTTAATATAAACTATAATTATAATTTGGTGAATCAGCCACAGGCGCAACTATTAACAAACAACCAGCCTTCAATGTTCGCCTCCATAATTGGGACTATAGCCTCCTTATTCGAAATTAACCAACGAAATGTAAACTataattaa
- the LOC128310492 gene encoding ras-related protein Rab-18-B-like — MDQDRILATFKILIIGESGVGKSSLMLRFTENDFDSDQALTIGVDFKTKMLDIDGVKVKLAIWDTAGQERFRTLTPSYYRDAQGAILVYDVTKKDTFQKLESWLNELEIYGTRNNMAKMIVGNKIDQPNRAISRDEGFRFAKKHRMMFIETSAKTSEGVKDAFEEVVRKIMETDGLWERNDYGDGGVDLHGNRIPAAGSCSC, encoded by the exons atggATCAGGACCGTATTCTAGCGACGTTCAAGATATTAATAATAGGCGAAAGTGGAGTAGGAAAATCTAG TCTGATGCTTCGATTCACAGAGAACGACTTTGACAGCGATCAAGCGCTTACGATCGGTGTGGACTTTAAAACGAAAATGCTCGATATCGACGGTGTGAAGGTGAAGCTCGCTATATGGGACACGGCCGGGCAGGAACGGTTTCGTACGCTTACGCCAAGCTACTATAGGGATGCCCAGGGAGCGATCCTGGTGTATGACGTCACAAAGAAAGACACATTCCAGAAGCTAGAATCGTGGTTAAACGAGCTGGAAATTTACGGTACGCGCAACAACATGGCCAAAATGATTGTGGGCAACAAGATCGATCAGCCGAACCGGGCGATAAGCAGGGACGAAGGGTTTCGGTTTGCCAAAAAGCACCGCATGATGTTCATCGAAACGTCGGCCAAAACGAGCGAAGGTGTAAAGGATGCATTTGAGGAAGTAGTGCGTAAG ATTATGGAAACTGACGGGTTGTGGGAACGAAACGATTACGGTGACGGCGGCGTTGATCTACATGGCAATCGAATACCGGCGGCGGGTTCCTGTTCCTGTTAG